Proteins found in one Oryza glaberrima chromosome 4, OglaRS2, whole genome shotgun sequence genomic segment:
- the LOC127771451 gene encoding cysteine proteinase inhibitor 10 has translation MATSPLLLLLLLLVAAAAAAGDEASLSPSNAAAPAAPVLVGGRTEIRDVGGNKAVQSLGRFAVAEHNRRLRHGSGGPADPVPVKLAFARVVEAQKQVVSGVAYYLKVAARDPRGGAAAGDRVFDAVVVVKAWLKSKELVSFTPAASTK, from the coding sequence ATGGCCACCTCtcccctgctcctcctcctcctcctactagtcgccgccgccgctgctgccggcgacgaggcatcgctgtcgccgtcgaacgcggcggcgccggcggcgcccgtgCTGGTCGGCGGGAGGACGGAGATCAGGGACGTGGGCGGCAACAAGGCGGTGCAGTCGCTGGGCcgcttcgccgtcgccgagcacaaccgccgcctccgccatggcTCCGGCGGCCCCGCCGACCCCGTCCCGGTGAAGCTCGCGTTCGCACGCGTCGTGGAGGCGCAGAAGCAGGTCGTCTCCGGCGTGGCCTACTACCTCAAGGTCGCCGCGAGGgacccgcgcggcggcgccgccgccggcgaccgggtGTTcgacgccgtggtggtggtgaaggcCTGGCTCAAGTCCAAGGAGCTCGTCTCCTTCACGCCTGCTGCTTCTACCAAATAA